In Deltaproteobacteria bacterium GWC2_55_46, a single window of DNA contains:
- a CDS encoding 1-deoxy-D-xylulose-5-phosphate reductoisomerase has product MKGLAILGSTGSIGRNTLQVVRMHPERFKVVTLAAGNNVALVKEQAEEFRPAFISVASEEASEALKRSLSFQVETGYGVEGAMKAASFDGVVMAVSAISGAAGLLPTMAAIRAGVDLALANKEALVLAGSLVIDEAARRGVKIIPIDSEHSAVFQSLLGHRKEDVKRIILTASGGPFLTRPVDTLERATPEEALNHPRWKMGRKISIDSATLFNKGLEVIEARWLFALPPEKISVVIHPQSIVHSMVEYIDGSIMAQMSNPDMRGAIAYALSYPERVPSGTEHLGFRSLSLEFSDPDPERFPCLGLAYEALRLGGGAPAALNAADEVAVALFLEGRIPFTGIYRVMSQVLGRHKPMKIQTIEDVIEADRTAREAAQEAASSISDRT; this is encoded by the coding sequence ATAAAAGGATTGGCCATACTCGGCTCGACCGGGTCCATAGGAAGGAATACCCTTCAGGTCGTGCGCATGCACCCGGAGAGGTTCAAGGTCGTGACCCTTGCCGCCGGGAATAACGTGGCCCTTGTAAAAGAGCAGGCAGAGGAGTTCAGGCCAGCCTTCATATCTGTAGCAAGCGAAGAGGCTTCCGAAGCCTTGAAAAGGTCGCTCTCCTTTCAAGTCGAGACAGGCTACGGGGTCGAAGGCGCCATGAAGGCCGCCTCTTTTGACGGGGTTGTGATGGCGGTATCCGCAATATCCGGGGCTGCTGGACTCTTGCCGACGATGGCCGCCATAAGGGCAGGGGTAGACCTGGCCCTTGCCAACAAGGAGGCCCTTGTCCTTGCCGGAAGCCTCGTCATTGACGAGGCCGCCAGGCGCGGCGTAAAGATAATCCCGATAGACAGCGAACATTCGGCTGTTTTTCAGTCCCTCCTTGGCCACAGGAAGGAGGATGTCAAAAGGATAATACTTACTGCCTCAGGCGGGCCGTTCCTCACAAGGCCAGTCGATACCCTTGAAAGGGCGACCCCGGAAGAGGCATTGAACCACCCCAGGTGGAAGATGGGCAGGAAGATAAGCATAGATTCAGCCACGCTTTTCAACAAGGGGCTCGAAGTCATAGAGGCGAGGTGGCTTTTCGCGCTCCCTCCCGAGAAGATATCGGTTGTAATACACCCCCAGTCGATAGTACACTCAATGGTTGAATATATAGATGGCTCCATAATGGCGCAGATGAGCAACCCCGACATGCGCGGGGCCATCGCCTATGCCCTTTCGTACCCGGAAAGGGTCCCGTCCGGTACCGAACACCTGGGATTTAGATCTCTTTCCCTTGAGTTCAGCGACCCTGACCCCGAAAGGTTCCCATGCCTTGGGCTCGCTTACGAGGCCTTGAGGCTTGGCGGAGGGGCCCCGGCGGCCCTTAATGCCGCTGACGAGGTGGCGGTGGCGCTATTCCTTGAAGGCAGGATCCCATTTACCGGCATCTACAGGGTTATGTCTCAAGTGCTTGGCAGGCATAAGCCCATGAAAATACAGACAATAGAGGATGTAATAGAGGCCGACAGAACGGCCAGGGAGGCGGCCCAGGAGGCTGCCTCCTCCATATCAGACAGGACATAG
- a CDS encoding di-trans,poly-cis-decaprenylcistransferase produces MSDITRENLPRHIAVIMDGNGRWAKKRLLNRINGHRKGIEVARETVRLCREMGIAYLTLYTFSKENWNRPALEVNMLMKYLEVHLRGEEKNLVENNIRFRAIGRVEDLPAGVKGVISDLEEKTRYNTGMVLQLALSYSGREEITSAAKKIARLVSEGRLLPEEITEETFQANLYTAGAPDPDLLIRTSGEMRISNFLLWQLAYTEIYICDALWPDFSGEHLEAAIRDYQKRERRFGLVKEKGVGAAG; encoded by the coding sequence ATGAGCGATATCACAAGGGAAAATCTCCCCAGGCACATAGCCGTCATAATGGACGGCAACGGACGGTGGGCGAAAAAACGCCTCCTCAACAGGATAAACGGCCACAGGAAGGGCATCGAGGTCGCCAGGGAGACCGTACGCCTCTGCAGGGAGATGGGCATCGCTTACCTTACCCTGTACACCTTCTCGAAAGAGAACTGGAACCGCCCCGCCCTCGAGGTGAATATGCTCATGAAGTACCTCGAGGTCCATCTCCGCGGCGAGGAGAAGAACCTGGTAGAGAACAATATCCGCTTCCGCGCCATCGGCAGAGTCGAGGACCTGCCGGCAGGTGTGAAGGGCGTCATCTCCGACCTCGAGGAGAAGACCCGTTATAATACAGGGATGGTCCTTCAGCTGGCCTTGAGCTACAGCGGACGAGAGGAGATAACCAGCGCCGCGAAGAAGATAGCGAGGCTTGTATCCGAGGGGAGGCTCCTGCCTGAAGAGATAACCGAGGAGACCTTCCAGGCAAACCTCTACACCGCTGGCGCCCCGGACCCGGACCTCCTCATAAGGACGAGCGGCGAGATGAGGATATCCAACTTCCTCCTCTGGCAGCTCGCATATACCGAGATATACATCTGCGACGCGCTCTGGCCGGACTTTTCAGGGGAGCACCTTGAGGCGGCCATAAGGGATTATCAGAAAAGGGAACGCAGGTTCGGCCTGGTCAAGGAAAAAGGGGTTGGCGCGGCTGGATAG
- a CDS encoding ribosome recycling factor — protein MKEEIFSEMKKRTEKAIEALAHELGGLRTGRASLALLDHVKMDYYGTSTPIKQIATLSVPESRTITIQPWDVSQLHAIEKAIMTSDLGLNPSNDGKIIRISIPALTEERRKELVKLAKKYGEECKVSIRNVRRDANEGLKKLEKDKGISEDDHKKLQKEVQDIIDKQIHKVDEMVAQKETEIMEV, from the coding sequence ATGAAGGAAGAGATATTTTCCGAGATGAAAAAAAGGACCGAGAAGGCCATCGAGGCGCTCGCCCATGAACTGGGCGGGCTCCGTACCGGCAGGGCTTCCCTTGCCCTTCTCGACCACGTCAAGATGGATTACTACGGGACTTCGACTCCCATAAAGCAGATAGCCACCCTTTCGGTCCCTGAGAGCAGGACCATCACCATTCAGCCATGGGACGTATCCCAGCTCCACGCCATAGAAAAAGCCATAATGACCTCGGACCTGGGGCTCAACCCTTCCAACGACGGCAAGATCATAAGGATAAGCATACCTGCTCTTACCGAGGAGAGAAGGAAGGAGTTAGTCAAGCTCGCGAAGAAGTACGGAGAGGAGTGCAAGGTCTCCATACGGAACGTGAGGAGGGACGCTAACGAGGGGCTCAAGAAGCTTGAGAAGGACAAGGGCATCTCAGAGGACGATCACAAGAAACTGCAGAAAGAGGTCCAGGACATAATCGACAAGCAGATACACAAGGTCGATGAGATGGTAGCCCAGAAAGAGACGGAGATAATGGAGGTCTGA
- a CDS encoding UMP kinase, with product MPEHKYKRILLKLSGEALMGDKEFGVDTAVINAIAQEIKEVYNLGVQVAVVIGGGNIFRGVSASAKGMDRATADYVGMLATVINSLMLQDALEKNGVFTRVMSAIEMKELAEPYIRRRAVRHLEKGRVIIFAAGTGNPYFTTDTAASLRAMEIHADVILKGTKVDGVYDKDPMKEKDARKYESLKFIDVLKDGLKVMDATAISLCMDNNLPIIVFSVKTSGNLLKVVRGESIGTLVS from the coding sequence ATGCCAGAGCATAAATACAAAAGGATACTCCTTAAGCTTTCGGGCGAGGCCCTCATGGGCGACAAGGAGTTCGGGGTCGACACCGCCGTAATCAACGCTATCGCGCAGGAAATAAAAGAGGTCTATAACCTTGGGGTCCAGGTGGCCGTCGTCATAGGCGGCGGCAATATCTTCAGGGGTGTTTCCGCGAGCGCGAAGGGCATGGACAGGGCGACAGCCGATTACGTCGGCATGCTCGCAACGGTCATAAACTCGCTCATGCTGCAGGACGCGCTCGAGAAGAACGGCGTTTTCACCCGCGTCATGTCCGCGATAGAGATGAAGGAGCTTGCCGAGCCTTATATACGCAGGCGCGCCGTCCGCCACCTCGAAAAGGGCAGGGTGATAATCTTCGCCGCCGGCACCGGCAACCCGTACTTCACTACCGATACCGCAGCGTCGCTCCGCGCGATGGAGATACACGCCGACGTGATACTCAAGGGAACCAAGGTCGACGGGGTATACGACAAGGACCCGATGAAGGAGAAGGACGCCAGAAAGTACGAGAGCCTCAAGTTCATAGACGTCCTCAAGGACGGGCTCAAGGTGATGGACGCTACCGCCATCTCGCTCTGCATGGACAACAACCTCCCTATCATCGTCTTCAGCGTCAAGACCTCCGGCAACCTCCTGAAGGTCGTCAGAGGCGAGAGCATAGGCACGTTGGTTTCCTGA
- a CDS encoding translation elongation factor Ts, producing the protein MEISAAAVKELREKSGAGIMDCKKALAETKGDIEKAVSFLREKGLAAAQKKASRLASEGIVGSYIHGGKVGVLLEVNCETDFVAKTEGFSAIVREIAMHIAAMNPQYVTRQEVPADVVESEKRIYEAQAKESGKPDHVIAKMVEGKLEKFYKEACLLEQPFVKDPDKTIEKLVIENIAKLGENISIRRFTRFKVGEGLEKKVTDFAAEVAAAQK; encoded by the coding sequence ATGGAGATTTCAGCAGCGGCGGTAAAGGAGCTTAGAGAGAAGAGCGGGGCCGGCATAATGGACTGTAAGAAGGCCCTTGCCGAGACCAAAGGCGATATAGAGAAGGCCGTAAGCTTTTTGCGCGAGAAAGGGCTGGCAGCGGCGCAGAAAAAGGCTTCGAGGCTCGCTTCCGAGGGCATAGTCGGCAGTTACATACACGGCGGCAAGGTTGGCGTTCTTCTCGAAGTCAATTGCGAGACCGACTTTGTGGCGAAGACCGAGGGCTTCAGCGCCATTGTCCGCGAGATAGCCATGCACATAGCGGCCATGAACCCGCAGTATGTGACGAGGCAGGAAGTCCCGGCCGATGTGGTCGAGAGCGAGAAGCGCATCTATGAGGCTCAGGCAAAGGAGTCCGGCAAGCCTGACCATGTGATAGCGAAGATGGTAGAAGGTAAGCTGGAGAAGTTCTACAAGGAAGCATGCCTCCTTGAGCAGCCCTTCGTGAAGGACCCGGACAAGACCATAGAGAAGCTCGTCATCGAGAATATAGCCAAGCTTGGCGAGAACATCTCCATCAGAAGGTTCACCAGGTTCAAGGTAGGCGAAGGCCTGGAGAAGAAGGTAACTGACTTTGCAGCCGAGGTCGCAGCGGCTCAGAAGTAG
- a CDS encoding 30S ribosomal protein S2 produces the protein MAYLTMKQLLESGVHFGHQTKRWNPKMKTYIYGARNGIYIIDLQQTVKLFKESYDFIRKTASKGGRVLFIGTKKQAQNAIKEEAARAGMGYINNRWIGGFLTNFATVKKSINRLKELDTLDTNPVFASATKKELLMFKREKDRLDKYLGGVKEMDRVPEAIFIIDSKKEAIAIKEAQRLGIKVVAIVDTNCDPDEVDYVIPGNDDAIRAIKLFSSSMADACLEGKALYQEAMQAKSDKQAEKPEAVSAPAPAPAAASEGTAQG, from the coding sequence ATGGCTTATTTGACAATGAAACAGCTGCTGGAATCCGGCGTCCACTTCGGGCACCAGACCAAGAGGTGGAACCCCAAGATGAAGACGTATATCTATGGGGCCAGGAACGGCATCTACATCATCGACCTTCAGCAGACGGTCAAGCTCTTTAAAGAGTCCTATGATTTTATCAGGAAAACGGCGTCGAAGGGCGGCAGGGTCCTTTTCATAGGCACCAAGAAGCAGGCCCAGAACGCCATCAAGGAAGAGGCCGCCAGGGCCGGAATGGGATACATCAACAACAGGTGGATAGGCGGCTTCCTCACCAACTTCGCGACTGTGAAGAAGTCTATAAACAGGCTCAAGGAGCTTGATACCCTCGACACCAACCCTGTTTTCGCATCTGCTACCAAAAAAGAGCTTTTGATGTTCAAGAGGGAAAAGGATAGGCTTGATAAGTACCTCGGCGGCGTAAAGGAAATGGACAGGGTGCCTGAGGCCATCTTCATAATCGACTCCAAGAAAGAGGCTATCGCCATAAAAGAAGCCCAAAGGCTCGGCATAAAGGTCGTCGCCATAGTCGACACCAACTGCGACCCGGACGAGGTCGACTACGTGATACCGGGTAACGATGACGCCATCAGAGCCATTAAGCTCTTCTCATCCTCCATGGCGGATGCCTGTCTTGAGGGCAAGGCCCTTTATCAAGAGGCCATGCAGGCGAAGAGCGACAAGCAGGCCGAAAAGCCTGAGGCCGTCTCCGCCCCAGCCCCAGCCCCAGCCGCGGCCAGCGAAGGCACCGCACAGGGCTAA
- a CDS encoding amidophosphoribosyltransferase: MSPFREDMFNDECGIFGIYGHPEASNLAYLGLYSLQHRGQESSGIVSTDGKEIFSHKGMGLVADVFTSNDIERLHGNAAIGHVRYSTAGESHIRNAQPFVVEYSRGGIAVAHNGNIVNAALLKAEFEAYGSIFQSSMDTEIIVHLLASSKEDTLVDRIAASLKRVRGSYSLLFLTNDAMIAVRDPHGFRPLSLGRHKGAWVVASETCAFDLIEAEYVRDIDPGEIVLIDKNGLTSYKPFPPAAYTPCVFEFIYFARPDSRIFGANVHAVRKRLGARLALEHPVEADIVVPVPDSGVPAAIGYAEASGIPFDKGIVRNHYVGRTFIEPKDSIRHFGVKIKLNAIRDIIEGKRVVVIDDSIVRGTTSRKIIKMIRSAGAREVHMRISSPPTICPCYYGIDTPSKEELIAAVQSTEAINRYITSDTLGYLSVEGLYDAVRQAGGSFCDACFTGKYPVDVCMKPVPQLALFK; the protein is encoded by the coding sequence ATGAGCCCATTCAGAGAAGACATGTTCAATGACGAGTGCGGTATATTCGGCATCTACGGCCACCCGGAGGCGTCTAACCTCGCCTACCTTGGACTCTACTCGCTTCAGCACAGGGGGCAGGAGAGCTCCGGCATAGTCTCTACCGACGGCAAGGAGATATTTTCGCACAAGGGCATGGGCCTTGTGGCGGACGTCTTCACAAGCAATGATATAGAGAGGCTCCACGGGAACGCGGCGATAGGCCACGTCAGGTACTCTACCGCCGGGGAGTCACACATAAGGAACGCTCAGCCTTTCGTGGTGGAGTACTCAAGGGGCGGCATAGCTGTCGCGCACAACGGCAACATAGTCAACGCCGCGCTCCTCAAGGCCGAGTTCGAGGCATACGGCTCCATCTTCCAGTCGTCGATGGACACCGAGATAATCGTCCACCTGCTGGCTTCCAGCAAGGAGGACACTCTTGTCGACAGGATAGCTGCCTCTCTCAAAAGGGTAAGGGGTTCCTATTCGCTACTCTTCCTTACAAATGACGCGATGATAGCGGTCCGCGATCCACACGGCTTCAGGCCTCTTTCCCTCGGCAGGCACAAGGGGGCGTGGGTGGTCGCTTCCGAGACTTGCGCGTTCGATCTTATCGAGGCCGAATACGTCCGCGACATAGATCCTGGCGAGATAGTGCTTATCGACAAGAACGGCCTGACTTCCTACAAGCCTTTCCCTCCCGCGGCTTACACTCCGTGCGTCTTCGAGTTCATCTACTTCGCGAGGCCGGATTCGAGGATCTTCGGCGCAAACGTGCACGCGGTAAGGAAGAGGTTGGGGGCGAGGCTCGCGCTCGAACACCCGGTCGAGGCCGACATAGTCGTGCCGGTCCCGGACTCCGGGGTGCCCGCCGCGATAGGCTACGCCGAGGCCTCCGGCATCCCGTTCGACAAGGGGATCGTCAGGAACCATTACGTGGGCAGGACGTTCATAGAGCCCAAGGACTCGATACGCCACTTCGGTGTAAAGATAAAGCTCAACGCAATACGGGATATTATAGAGGGCAAGAGGGTCGTGGTCATAGACGACTCCATAGTGCGGGGCACCACCAGCAGAAAGATAATAAAGATGATAAGGTCGGCCGGGGCCAGGGAGGTACATATGAGGATCAGCTCGCCTCCGACCATCTGCCCATGCTACTACGGCATAGACACGCCAAGTAAGGAAGAGCTAATAGCGGCTGTCCAGAGCACGGAGGCCATAAACAGGTACATAACTTCCGATACGCTTGGCTATTTAAGCGTCGAGGGGCTCTATGACGCGGTGCGTCAAGCGGGCGGAAGCTTCTGCGACGCCTGTTTTACTGGAAAATACCCGGTGGACGTTTGTATGAAGCCTGTGCCCCAGCTCGCACTTTTCAAGTGA
- a CDS encoding phosphoribosylformylglycinamidine synthase II translates to MKITEEVVKEHGLSPDEYGRIVSSLGREPNLLELGIFSVMWSEHCSYKSSRKHLKGFPTKGEFVLQGPGENAGIVDIGDGLAVAFKMESHNHPSFIEPYQGAATGVGGILRDIFTMGARPVASLNSLRFGSPDNARTKFLLEGVVSGIAGYGNCIGVPTVGGEVLFNASYNGNCLVNVMTAGLVKKDRIFRGKAAGLGNPVMYVGSKTGRDGIHGATMASDVFGEGGEERRPTVQVGDPFAEKLLLEACLELFRTDYVVGIQDMGAAGLTSSSVEMASRGSVGIELDMDMVPRREEGMTPYEIMLSESQERMLMVVRAGTEGFVKEIFRKWDLDAEVIGTVVEGNNIRIIERGRVAADIPVAFLTDDAPVYDRPISKPAGQDELNSLDISAIPEPKDYNGVLLRLLGSLNIASKGWIYRQFDHMVRTDTVVCPGSDAAVVRIKGTDKGLALTVDCNSRYCFLDPRAGARIAVAEAARNLVASGARPMALTDCLNFGNPERPEVMWQIVEAIEGIKEACIALNIPVVSGNVSLYNETSGTSVHPTPAIGMVGLIEKLDVHTRQWFLEEGGLIGVIGDSGPGLGGSEYLSVVHGLERGLPPALDLEREKAVQKACSQAIKAGIILSAHDVSDGGLAVALAEACLNPDGAVGARVDIGGALRPDDALFGEAQSRIVVSFHEDDLARMKEIAQGAGATFSVIGRVGGCSLQIGGLIDIALESAKDAWSGALDNYIRS, encoded by the coding sequence ATGAAGATAACAGAGGAAGTCGTAAAAGAGCACGGGCTTAGCCCGGATGAGTACGGAAGGATAGTAAGCTCGCTCGGCAGGGAGCCAAACCTCCTTGAGCTTGGCATCTTCTCCGTCATGTGGAGCGAGCATTGCTCGTACAAGTCGTCGAGGAAGCACTTGAAGGGTTTCCCGACAAAAGGCGAGTTCGTCCTCCAGGGGCCCGGCGAGAACGCTGGAATAGTCGATATCGGCGACGGATTGGCCGTGGCCTTCAAGATGGAGAGCCACAACCACCCGTCTTTCATAGAGCCTTACCAGGGCGCGGCCACAGGCGTGGGAGGGATACTGCGCGACATATTCACCATGGGCGCCAGGCCCGTCGCCTCCCTCAATTCGCTCCGCTTCGGCTCTCCTGATAACGCGAGGACGAAGTTCCTCCTTGAAGGCGTCGTATCAGGCATAGCCGGTTACGGCAACTGCATCGGCGTACCGACGGTCGGCGGCGAGGTCCTGTTCAACGCCTCGTACAACGGCAACTGTCTTGTGAACGTTATGACCGCGGGGCTCGTAAAAAAAGACAGGATATTCAGGGGCAAGGCGGCTGGCCTCGGCAATCCGGTCATGTATGTCGGCAGCAAGACCGGCAGGGACGGCATTCACGGGGCCACCATGGCCTCTGACGTATTCGGAGAAGGTGGCGAGGAGAGGAGGCCGACCGTCCAGGTGGGCGACCCCTTTGCCGAGAAGCTGCTCCTTGAGGCCTGCCTTGAGCTTTTCAGGACAGATTACGTCGTAGGCATCCAGGATATGGGCGCGGCCGGGCTTACATCGTCAAGCGTCGAGATGGCGTCAAGGGGGAGCGTGGGGATCGAGCTCGACATGGATATGGTCCCCAGGCGCGAGGAGGGGATGACGCCGTACGAGATAATGCTCTCAGAATCGCAGGAGAGGATGCTCATGGTCGTCCGCGCCGGCACGGAGGGCTTCGTAAAGGAGATATTCAGGAAATGGGACCTCGATGCGGAGGTGATAGGGACGGTCGTCGAGGGGAACAATATCCGCATTATAGAGCGCGGCAGGGTCGCGGCCGATATACCAGTTGCTTTCCTTACCGACGACGCCCCTGTCTATGACAGGCCGATATCAAAGCCGGCAGGCCAGGACGAGCTTAACTCACTTGACATATCTGCTATTCCAGAGCCGAAGGACTATAACGGAGTCCTCCTGAGGCTCCTTGGATCGCTCAACATTGCGAGCAAGGGATGGATCTACCGCCAGTTCGACCACATGGTAAGGACCGATACCGTCGTCTGCCCCGGCTCTGACGCGGCTGTGGTAAGGATAAAGGGTACAGACAAGGGGTTGGCCCTTACCGTCGACTGCAACTCAAGGTACTGCTTCCTCGACCCGAGAGCGGGGGCGAGGATAGCCGTGGCTGAGGCGGCGAGGAACCTCGTGGCAAGCGGCGCGCGCCCCATGGCCCTGACCGATTGCCTCAACTTCGGCAACCCGGAAAGGCCTGAGGTCATGTGGCAGATAGTAGAGGCGATAGAAGGCATCAAGGAGGCGTGCATCGCCCTCAATATCCCTGTGGTGAGCGGGAACGTCAGCCTTTATAACGAGACTTCCGGCACCTCCGTCCACCCGACGCCTGCTATCGGCATGGTCGGCCTCATCGAAAAGCTCGACGTCCACACAAGGCAGTGGTTCCTGGAGGAGGGCGGCCTCATCGGCGTTATAGGCGATAGCGGGCCGGGCCTCGGCGGGAGCGAATACTTAAGCGTTGTCCACGGCCTTGAAAGGGGGCTTCCCCCGGCCTTGGACCTTGAAAGGGAGAAGGCCGTCCAGAAGGCTTGTTCGCAGGCCATCAAGGCTGGTATAATATTGTCTGCCCACGATGTCTCGGATGGCGGGCTCGCCGTGGCGCTTGCCGAGGCGTGCCTTAACCCGGACGGCGCGGTAGGCGCCAGGGTCGATATCGGCGGCGCGCTCAGGCCTGACGACGCGCTCTTTGGCGAGGCCCAGTCAAGGATAGTGGTGAGCTTTCATGAGGACGACCTCGCAAGGATGAAGGAGATAGCCCAGGGGGCCGGAGCGACTTTCTCTGTAATAGGCAGGGTCGGCGGGTGTTCCCTGCAGATAGGCGGTCTCATTGATATCGCCCTTGAGAGCGCCAAAGATGCCTGGTCAGGCGCGCTTGACAACTATATACGTTCCTAA
- a CDS encoding branched chain amino acid aminotransferase: MLKNIEVQKTAKSRLDPAALENPGFGTIFSDHMLSMDFSDGRWGEPMVVPFGNLEVSPALTTLHYGQAIFEGLKAFHAPDGSINIFRPDKYHERMLRSSARLCIPQVSYDDFLAGLSTLVKTDRDWVPKKKGYSLYIRPFIFASDNYLGVRVSETYKFLIITSPVGAYYKEGINPVRLTTPGEYVRAVKGGLGAAKTPANYAASLLPAEEAKKKGFTQVLWLDAIERRYVEEVGTMNIFFLIADELVTPSLEGSVLGGVTRDSVIRIAKEWGVKVCERRISIDELFAACGNGSLKEAFGTGTAAVISPVGEIHHQGAYIRINNGETGPFARKLYDYITSLQYGEAEDRFGWVYTIPAE, translated from the coding sequence ATGCTTAAAAATATCGAGGTACAAAAGACGGCTAAGAGCAGGCTTGACCCGGCGGCGCTGGAGAACCCTGGCTTCGGCACGATATTTTCCGATCACATGCTCTCGATGGATTTCAGCGACGGCAGGTGGGGTGAACCCATGGTGGTCCCCTTCGGCAACCTCGAAGTCTCGCCTGCCCTCACGACCCTGCATTACGGACAGGCCATCTTCGAGGGGCTCAAGGCCTTTCACGCCCCTGACGGCTCTATAAACATCTTCAGGCCCGATAAGTACCACGAAAGGATGCTCAGGTCCTCGGCGCGCCTGTGCATACCTCAGGTGAGCTACGATGATTTCCTTGCCGGGCTGTCCACCCTTGTAAAGACCGACAGGGACTGGGTTCCGAAGAAGAAGGGCTACTCGCTCTATATCCGCCCCTTTATCTTCGCCTCAGACAACTATCTCGGCGTAAGGGTCTCGGAGACATACAAGTTCCTCATCATAACCTCCCCTGTCGGCGCTTATTACAAGGAAGGCATAAACCCGGTGAGGCTCACTACCCCGGGCGAGTATGTGCGTGCCGTGAAGGGCGGCCTCGGGGCCGCCAAGACCCCGGCAAACTATGCCGCCAGCCTCCTTCCAGCCGAAGAGGCGAAGAAAAAGGGTTTTACCCAGGTTTTATGGCTCGACGCCATTGAGCGCAGGTACGTCGAAGAGGTCGGCACCATGAATATCTTCTTCCTCATCGCGGACGAGCTTGTAACTCCCTCCCTTGAAGGATCTGTGCTCGGCGGCGTTACAAGGGATTCGGTGATACGTATTGCGAAGGAGTGGGGTGTAAAGGTCTGTGAGCGGAGGATATCAATTGATGAGCTATTCGCCGCGTGCGGCAACGGAAGCCTCAAGGAGGCCTTTGGCACCGGCACCGCGGCTGTAATCTCTCCTGTAGGCGAGATACACCACCAGGGCGCTTATATCAGGATAAATAACGGCGAGACTGGCCCCTTTGCCAGGAAGCTCTATGACTACATAACCAGCCTCCAGTACGGGGAGGCCGAGGACAGGTTCGGGTGGGTCTACACCATACCGGCGGAATAA
- a CDS encoding S-adenosylmethionine synthetase — protein MEISNRAPVAEQAVEIVERKGTGHPDYICDAVMERISVALSREYLKRFGTVLHHNTDKGLLVAGQVVKGFGGGKVIKPMELIVGDRASYGTGRSRVPVAEIARETVFSWFRENLPHIDPKKHLKVRVVLQPGSVELAGIFARRGRVRGANDTSAAAGYAPLTPTEQAVFATERLINSPAFKLRFPETGEDVKVMGVRRGRELDLTLACPLMASLIDSERAYFRKKREIHAAVMEFLSTRPFSKVNLNFNSLDAKGQGTRGVYISLLGTSAEDADSGQVGRGNRVNGVISLNRPMGTEAAAGKNPVSHVGKIYSILSHQMANEIYERVEGLKEVSVWLLSEIGRPINEPKQVYVEVRPGKKPLKARITRNVWRIIDEFLLSIPAFTEELSRGEHPVC, from the coding sequence ATCGAAATATCAAACAGGGCCCCCGTGGCAGAGCAGGCCGTGGAGATAGTAGAAAGGAAGGGGACCGGACACCCGGACTATATCTGCGACGCGGTGATGGAGCGGATATCGGTCGCTTTGAGCCGCGAGTATCTGAAAAGGTTCGGCACGGTGCTCCATCATAATACCGATAAGGGGCTGCTGGTGGCCGGGCAGGTTGTGAAGGGCTTCGGCGGCGGGAAAGTGATAAAGCCCATGGAGCTTATAGTAGGCGACCGGGCCTCCTACGGCACAGGGCGCTCCCGCGTGCCAGTTGCTGAAATAGCCAGAGAGACCGTTTTTTCCTGGTTCCGCGAGAACCTGCCGCACATAGACCCAAAAAAACATCTCAAGGTCAGGGTCGTACTGCAACCAGGCTCTGTTGAGCTTGCCGGCATATTCGCGAGGCGGGGCAGGGTAAGGGGCGCTAACGACACCTCTGCCGCCGCAGGCTATGCACCGCTTACGCCGACTGAACAGGCTGTATTCGCCACGGAGCGGCTTATAAATTCGCCAGCATTCAAGCTCCGCTTTCCAGAGACCGGAGAGGACGTGAAGGTCATGGGCGTCAGGAGAGGCAGAGAGCTTGACCTTACGCTCGCCTGTCCGCTCATGGCCAGCCTCATCGACAGCGAAAGAGCCTATTTCAGGAAAAAGCGGGAGATACACGCCGCCGTGATGGAATTCCTCTCCACCCGCCCTTTCTCAAAAGTAAACCTCAATTTCAATTCTCTTGACGCGAAAGGGCAGGGCACGCGGGGCGTTTATATAAGCCTTCTCGGCACTTCCGCCGAGGACGCCGACTCTGGCCAGGTAGGCAGGGGCAACCGCGTAAACGGTGTGATCTCGTTAAATCGTCCCATGGGCACGGAGGCGGCGGCGGGCAAAAACCCCGTAAGCCACGTAGGCAAGATATACTCTATATTATCGCATCAGATGGCCAATGAGATATACGAGAGGGTAGAGGGGCTGAAAGAGGTATCGGTCTGGCTCTTGAGCGAGATAGGAAGGCCGATAAACGAGCCAAAGCAGGTCTACGTGGAGGTCAGGCCGGGGAAAAAGCCTCTCAAGGCCCGGATCACCAGGAACGTCTGGAGGATAATCGACGAGTTCCTCTTAAGTATACCGGCTTTCACAGAGGAGCTTTCAAGGGGCGAGCACCCTGTGTGCTGA